A region from the Benincasa hispida cultivar B227 chromosome 10, ASM972705v1, whole genome shotgun sequence genome encodes:
- the LOC120088642 gene encoding pentatricopeptide repeat-containing protein At2g01390 — protein sequence MHCSNSFSFLLSNYVVTSAIGKRIYQNISSKCLHSFHQYKQEKPIKQFNRKSRKGTKVVKKEEVDLRRYTRDTVRNIYNILRQCSWGSAQEHLEMLPIRWDSYLINQVLKTHPPLEKTWLFFNWASRLQMFKHDQYTYTTMLDIFGEAGRISSMNYVFQQMKEKRIKIDAVTYTSLMHWRSNSGDVEGAIKVWKEMKANGCYPTVVSYTAYIKILLDSDQIKEATDTYKEMLQSGLPPNCCTYTILMEYLIGEGKCKEALDIFCKMQDAGVYPDKAACNILIQKCCKSGETLVMTQILEYMKDKRLVLRYPVFVEAHETLKSCSVSYTLLRQVNPHIEIESVSKGEVVNVSTRSNIVPPNVDHELLAILLKENKLTAIDYMLTGIVDRNIQLDSSIILSIFEVNCKSNRPNGALLAFNYCLKDGVNIERKLYLDLIGILIRSSIYPKLLEIVQKMYTQGHCLGLYHATLILYRLGKAGKPQYARKVFNVLPEELKCTATYTALVDAYFSAGSSGKGLKIYETMRKKGFAPSLGTYNVLLAGLAKCGRIDELHIYRKERKSFEISHHSHLYTILEEERICDLLYGELVC from the exons ATGCATTGTTCTAAtagtttttctttccttctGAGTAACTATGTGGTTACCTCAGCCATCGGTAAAAGGATTTATCAAAATATTTCCTCTAAATGCCTGCATTCCTTCCACCAATACAAACAAGAGAAACCCATCAAACAATTCAATAGAAAGTCAAGGAAGGGAACTAAGGTAGTTAAGAAGGAAGAAGTAGATTTAAGGCGTTATACTAGAGATACAGTGAGGAACATATACAATATTCTGAGACAATGCTCATGGGGTTCTGCTCAAGAACACCTAGAGATGCTCCCTATAAGATGGGATTCTTATCTCATCAACCAGGTTCTGAAAACACATCCACCATTGGAGAAGACATGGTTATTCTTCAATTGGGCCTCTAGGCTGCAAATGTTCAAGCATGATCAGTATACCTACACGACAATGTTGGATATTTTTGGAGAAGCTGGGAGAATTTCATCCATGAATTATGTATTTCAACAAATGAAGGAGAAGAGGATAAAGATAGATGCAGTTACATATACTTCATTAATGCACTGGCGTTCAAATTCGGGAGATGTCGAGGGAGCTATAAAGGTTTGGAAGGAAATGAAAGCTAATGGCTGCTATCCAACTGTAGTTTCTTATACTGCTTATATAAAGATTTTGTTGGACAGTGACCAAATTAAGGAGGCTACTGATACTTATAAGGAGATGCTACAATCTGGGCTACCTCCAAATTGCTGTACTTACACCATCTTAATGGAATATCTTATTGGAGAGG GTAAATGCAAAGAAGCCCTTGATATTTTTTGCAAAATGCAAGATGCTGGAGTATATCCTGATAAAGCGGCTTGCAATATATTGATTCAGAAATGCTGTAAATCAGGAGAGACACTTGTAATGACACAAATCCTTGAGTACATGAAAGACAAACGCCTTGTGCTTCGATACCCTGTGTTTGTTGAAGCAcatgaaactttaaaaagttgttCTGTAAGTTATACCCTTCTCAGGCAAGTTAATCCTCATATAGAAATTGAATCAGTCAGTAAGGGTGAGGTTGTGAATGTTAGTACAAGATCTAATATTGTTCCTCCCAATGTAGATCATGAGCTTTTGGCAATTctgttgaaagaaaataaacttaCTGCTATTGACTACATGCTCACTGGGATTGTAGACAGGAACATACAGTTGGATTCTTCAATTATTTTATCCATCTTTGAGGTGAATTGCAAAAGTAATCGACCCAATGGTGCTCTGCTGGCTTTCAATTACTGTTTAAAAGATGGTGTTAACATTGAGAGAAAGTTGTATCTTGACTTGATCGGGATTCTGATACGATCGAGTATATACCCAAAGTTGTTGGAAATTGTTCAGAAAATGTATACGCAGGGGCATTGCCTGGGACTCTATCATGCCACACTTATACTTTATAGGCTTGGCAAAGCTGGAAAACCTCAATATGCAAGGAAAGTTTTTAATGTGTTGCCTGAAGAATTGAAGTGCACTGCAACTTACACTGCTCTGGTTGATGCTTATTTCTCTGCTGGAAGTTCTGGTAAAGGGCTTAAAATTTACGAAACAATGCGAAAGAAAGGATTTGCACCATCTTTAGGCACATATAATGTGCTGTTAGCTGGTCTTGCGAAGTGCGGTAGGATTGATGAATTACATATCTATAGAAAGGAGAGGAAGAGTTTTGAGATTAGTCATCATTCTCATCTCTATACAATATTGGAGGAAGAAAGGATTTGTGATCTTCTTTATGGAGAATTGGTATGTTGA